The Dokdonella sp. nucleotide sequence GGACGTGTGGCGCTACTTCCGCCACACGTGGACGAACCAGTACACGAGCGTGCCGGGCCGGACGATGGTCTTCCTCGTGCGCGACCGCGCCGCTGCCAACCACCCGGTGATGGGTATCGGCGCGCTGAGCAGCCCGATCATGCAGATCCGCGAGCGCGATTCGTGGATCGGGTGGCACCCGGAGACCTTCCTTGATCGCGTGCGGACCGCGCCGACGCGAGAACTCGCTAAGTGGCTCGTCGACACGCTCGACGCCGCCATCGACGAAATCTACGTGGCGGACCTGATCGAGGACGGCATCCTCTCGACGCGCGATCTCAAGACACCCTCGTTGGCAGTGATCGAACGACTGTTGAAAGAGAGCGCCGAGGCGCGCAAGAAGCACCACCGCTTCGCGCGCTCGCGTGACCACAAGCAGAAGCGCTCAGATTTCCATGGCGACGAGTACTGGATCGCGAAGGCTAGGACGCACCTGTTCCGCAGCAAGCGCGCGCTCGCCCTCTCAACGTACCTCCGCGCGCGCGCGGTTCTCGACGAGGCATTCGGCGGCAAGCCGACGGCGGAGAAGCTCGCCACGCTCGCGAAGACCGGGTATGGCAGCGACGCGATCCGCAGGGTGCTCAAGAAGGCGAAGGCTGACCGGGTCGGCATCGCGGTCGCAGACATCTCGGTGTGCGGCGCGGTGCAGCCCTACAACGCGCTCCTTGGCGGCAAGCTCGCTGCCATGATGGCGGCGAGCCCAGAGGTCGTGCATCAGTACCGTCGACGGTACGCACAGGCGGAGAGTGAGATCGCGTCCTCGATGGCTGGGCGACCCATCGTGCGTGCTTCGAAGCTTGTGCTCCTCGGTACGACGTCGCTCTACGGCGTGGGGTCGAGCCAGTACAACCGCATCAAGATCCCGGCGGAGCGTCTCGGGGGCAATGCGGAGGACGTCATCCGATACGCTGAGTTGGGTCGATCGGAGGCGTTTGGCACGTCGCAATACTCCGAGGAGACGGTCGACGCGCTTGTCGACCTTGTGCAGCAGTCCGACGCGCAGCGTGTGAACAGCATTTTCGGTGAGGGCGTGAGCCCCAAGCTGCGCAAGGTAAGACAAGCACTCGATCTGCTGAACCTGCCGTCGGGGATGCTCCTCCGCCACCACCGTCCGCGCGTTGTGTACGCGGTGAGCCTTATTAAGAACCTCGACGACTACCTCATCGGCGCCGCCAAGCGGCCCGAGTACATAGTACCGGTCAACGAGGGCGTGGCGGCGACGGCGGCGATCGGCGCGTGGTGGCGCGAGCGGTGGTTACGAAATCGGATTATCTCCGATGACGTCCTCGATGAGATCGAGCGGCACACAACCGTCCGTCCGGTCACCCACGGGGCTCGTGTTCCTCTCCAGCGCGCCGCCCCCCAGCAGCCCATGTACTCCGATCTCTCCTGAAGTTCCAGAAGGATGATGATGAGTAAGTTCAGGGACATCCGAGAGAACACCGCGCTCGCGCGGGGAGTCGCGACGCATTCCCCTGCGTGCGCGCTGGGGTGGTGCGCTCGGTCTCCTCACCTGACGACGA carries:
- a CDS encoding Druantia anti-phage system protein DruA — encoded protein: MTNVPGNTWTTLEPPLPSKASQNAFVEHARALAKVCRRERTEEAIEKARGAFVAEVTACRRSDRQALLAAGLVMTDLATQGWTVRVRSERVEVKPPDPVTDPLAEKARIRRQELVKRNAQLRQPSVQRFLDSMERQRLHDGRYVSIYSLMRDGRDLAEGLREARTHLNNGWADALSKLVDPYLQFVTAENTACEFTGLRLMDVWRYFRHTWTNQYTSVPGRTMVFLVRDRAAANHPVMGIGALSSPIMQIRERDSWIGWHPETFLDRVRTAPTRELAKWLVDTLDAAIDEIYVADLIEDGILSTRDLKTPSLAVIERLLKESAEARKKHHRFARSRDHKQKRSDFHGDEYWIAKARTHLFRSKRALALSTYLRARAVLDEAFGGKPTAEKLATLAKTGYGSDAIRRVLKKAKADRVGIAVADISVCGAVQPYNALLGGKLAAMMAASPEVVHQYRRRYAQAESEIASSMAGRPIVRASKLVLLGTTSLYGVGSSQYNRIKIPAERLGGNAEDVIRYAELGRSEAFGTSQYSEETVDALVDLVQQSDAQRVNSIFGEGVSPKLRKVRQALDLLNLPSGMLLRHHRPRVVYAVSLIKNLDDYLIGAAKRPEYIVPVNEGVAATAAIGAWWRERWLRNRIISDDVLDEIERHTTVRPVTHGARVPLQRAAPQQPMYSDLS